Proteins encoded by one window of Pseudochaenichthys georgianus chromosome 9, fPseGeo1.2, whole genome shotgun sequence:
- the LOC117452470 gene encoding mothers against decapentaplegic homolog 4-like: MSITNTPTSNDACLSIVHSLMCHRQGGESETFAKRAIESLVKKLKEKKDELDSLITAITTNGAHPSKCVTIQRTLDGRLQVAGRKGFPHVIYARLWRWPDLHKNELKHVKYCQFAFDLKCDNVCVNPYHYERVVSPGIDLSGLTLASSGPSSALMVKDEYDFDGPQSLPSIDGGHSIQTIQHPPSTSHPAPSEPFATPNLLPPAEASTSASSSAFPAISAGSGGASANWSRNSNFNPNTPHHTNGHLQHHPPMPHPTHYWPLHNELAFQPPISNHPAPDYWCSIAYFEMDVQVGETFKVPSSCPIVTVDGYVDPSGGDRFCLGQLSNVHRTEAIERARLHIGKGVQLECKGEGDVWVRCLSDHAVFVQSYYLDREAGRAPGDAVHKIYPSAYIKVFDLRQCHRQMQQQAATAQAAAAAQAAAVAGNLPGPGSVGGIAPAISLSAAAGIGVDDLRRLCILRMSFVKGWGPDYPRQSIKETPCWIEIHLHRALQLLDEVLHTMPIADPQPLD, translated from the exons ATGTCTATCACCAACACACCTACCAGCAATGATGCCTGTCTGAGCATTGTGCACAGCCTGATGTGTCACAGACAGGGTGGTGAGAGCGAGACGTTTGCCAAGCGGGCCATTGAGAGCCTGGTGAAGAAACTGAAGGAGAAAAAGGATGAGCTTGACTCCCTCATCACTGCTATCACCACCAACGGGGCCCATCCCAGCAAGTGTGTGACCATTCAGAGGACTCTCGATGGACGACTGCAG GTGGCGGGACGTAAAGGGTTCCCTCATGTAATCTACGCGCGGCTGTGGCGGTGGCCTGACCTGCATAAGAATGAACTGAAGCATGTCAAATACTGCCAGTTTGCCTTTGACCTTAAGTGTGACAACGTGTGTGTCAACCCCTATCACTATGAGCGAGTGGTGTCTCCTGGCATAG ACCTATCAGGACTGACTCTggccagttctggccccagctcCGCTCTGATGGTGAAAGATGAGTACGACTTTGATGGTCCGCAGAGTCTGCCCTCGATCGACGGAGGGCACTCCATCCAGACCATCCAGCACCCCCCCTCCACCAGCCACCCGGCCCCCTCTGAGCCCTTTGCCACTCCAAACCTTCTCCCCCCTGCTGAGGCCTCCACCTCCGCCTCTTCGTCAGCTTTTCCTGCCATCTCTGCTGGATCAGGAG GTGCCAGCGCCAACTGGTCGAGGAACAGCAACTTCAACCCCAACACACCCCACCACACAAACGGCCATCTACAGCACCACCCCCCCATGCCACATCCGACACACTACT GGCCGTTGCATAATGAGCTCGCCTTTCAGCCTCCTATATCCAACCATCCAG CTCCTGACTACTGGTGCTCCATTGCCTATTTTGAGATGGACGTTCAGGTCGGGGAGACGTTTAAGGTCCCCTCTTCTTGCCCCATCGTGACAGTGGACGGCTATGTGGACCCCTCTGGAGGAGACCGCTTCTGCTTGGGTCAGCTCAGCAATGTTCATCGCACTGAGGCCATTGAGAGAGCAAG GCTTCACATTGGCAAAGGGGTTCAGCTGGAGTGTAAGGGGGAGGGGGATGTGTGGGTGCGATGCCTCAGTGACCACGCAGTGTTTGTTCAGAGTTACTACCTGGACAGAGAGGCCGGCCGAGCCCCTGGAGACGCTGTGCACAAAATATACCCCAGCGCTTACATCAAG GTGTTCGACCTCCGTCAGTGCCACAGACAGATGCAGCAGCAGGCCGCCACGGCTCAGGCCGCCGCTGCAGCTCAGGCAGCCGCTGTGGCTGGAAATTTACCTGGCCCTGGATCAGTTGGAGGAATTGCTCCAGCTATTA GTCTCTCGGCAGCAGCTGGTATCGGGGTGGATGACCTGCGGAGGCTGTGTATTCTCAGGATGAGTTTTGTTAAGGGCTGGGGTCCCGACTACCCCCGGCAGAGCATCAAGGAGACCCCCTGCTGGATTGAGATCCACCTGCACAGAGCCCTCCAGTTACTGGACGAGGTTCTGCACACTATGCCTATAGCAGACCCTCAACCTCTGGACTGA
- the LOC117452449 gene encoding RNA-binding protein MEX3B-like isoform X1 translates to MPSSTSLLEADEGESEVPPPLVHAFAGMGLEEHHGTQSQNPEQLDESLHYHHHHHHQLPSVSHFNLLGTVLDLKPVHRPPSGEEVNIAPEDDELEVGADSLLLAQAHRQQHLPSGPGGSVMPSGMEPPYVETVLLYNEDGDDIGLGGALPLAGSMAILPPGMYGESGYEAESSLLARRKSVNTTECVSVPSSEHVAEIVGRQGCKIKALRAKTNTYIKTPVRGEQPVFVVTGRKEDVGMAKREILSAAEHFSLIRASRNKTGPLSAATGTGTPSLPGQTTIQVRVPYRVVGLVVGPKGATIKRIQQQTHTYIVTPSRDKEPVFEVTGMPENVDRAKDEIEAHIAIRTGSCGSIEAPGVDNNDFQYNGTDVSFEHAAAAALGEAGWLRAGASSQNGGGGGGSLLPMSLNGTPRINSNINSGIRMSSTYRNDSSSSLGSGSSSADSVYATSNGNRMADLSPTCQFNANANNNNNNSNGGSANFWFGDSVLPEELVSLGGAGSSSGFDPLTISTAQASHPAAQPPIWSAYVDHQPPQAFDARHSQHSLPGTPRLSPTEALEHPQARRVLRGPFVSTGAHDVQRFPSYSSAFSSSSESTASSSSPPESSLSHRPGVGPAGRGQEICMHCMDNQVIAALVPCGHNLFCLDCATHICQSPDAVCPVCMSPVTQAIQLRNI, encoded by the exons ATGCCGAGTAGCACATCTTTGCTGGAGGCCGACGAGGGAGAGTCCGAGGTCCCACCGCCTCTAGTGCACGCTTTCGCCGGTATGGGCCTTGAGGAGCACCACGGCACCCAGAGCCAGAACCCCGAACAATTAGACGAGAGCCTCCactatcaccaccaccaccaccaccagcttCCCTCTGTTTCTCATTTTAACCTTCTCGGTACGGTCCTAGACTTGAAGCCCGTACATCGGCCGCCTTCGGGAGAAGAAGTGAACATAGCGCCCGAGGACGATGAGCTAGAAGTTGGAGCCGACTCCTTGTTGCTAGCGCAGGCCCACCGCCAGCAACACCTCCCATCAGGGCCAGGAGGCTCAGTGATGCCTTCGGGGATGGAGCCTCCGTACGTCGAGACGGTCTTGTTGTACAACGAAGACGGAGATGATATCGGGCTCGGCGGCGCCTTACCACTGGCTGGCAGCATGGCGATACTACCGCCCGGCATGTACGGGGAGTCGGGCTACGAGGCCGAGTCTTCGCTCTTGGCTCGGCGAAAGAGCGTCAACACAACCGAGTGTGTGTCGGTGCCCAGCTCCGAGCACGTCGCGGAGATTGTGGGCAGACAGG GCTGTAAGATTAAGGCACTTCGAGCCAAGACCAACACCTACATTAAGACACCGGTGAGGGGAGAGCAGCCTGTCTTTGTTGTGACGGGGCGCAAAGAAGACGTGGGCATGGCTAAGAGGGAGATCCTCTCTGCAGCTGAGCACTTCTCCCTCATCAGAGCCTCTCGAAACAAGACGGGCCCTCTGTCTGCTGCGACGGGTACAGGGACCCCCTCTCTACCTGGACAGACAACCATTCAG GTGCGAGTACCATATCGTGTTGTAGGGCTGGTCGTGGGTCCCAAAG GGGCAACCATCAAACGTATTCAGCAACAGACCCACACGTACATTGTGACGCCAAGTCGGGACAAGGAGCCGGTGTTCGAGGTCACCGGGATGCCGGAGAACGTGGATCGTGCGAAGGATGAGATAGAGGCGCACATCGCCATACGTACAGGATCCTGTGGAAGTATTGAGGCTCCTGGAGTTGACAACAATGACTTTCAGTACAATGGGACAGATGTCAGCTTTGAGCATGCTGCAGCAGCTGCGCTGGGGGAGGCCGGATGGCTTCGTGCAGGTGCATCATCCCAAAATggtggcggcggcggcggcagcCTGTTGCCAATGAGTCTCAACGGTACTCCGCGAATCAATAGCAATATCAACAGCGGTATCAGGATGTCTTCCACCTACCGCAACGACAGCTCCAGTTCCCTGGGCAGCGGCTCCAGCTCAGCTGACTCTGTCTACGCCACCAGTAATGGTAACCGAATGGCAGATCTGAGCCCGACTTGTCAGTTTAATGccaatgctaacaacaacaacaacaacagtaatGGTGGCAGTGCAAATTTCTGGTTTGGCGACAGCGTTCTTCCTGAGGAGCTGGTCAGCCTGGGTGGTGCAGGCTCTTCCTCCGGCTTCGATCCGTTAACCATCTCCACTGCCCAAGCATCGCACCCTGCTGCACAGCCACCTATCTGGAGCGCTTATGTGGACCACCAGCCCCCACAGGCCTTCGATGCTCGTCACTCTCAG CACAGTCTGCCAGGAACGCCCCGGCTCTCTCCAACAGAAGCCTTGGAGCACCCTCAGGCCAGGAGAGTTCTCCGAGGGCCCTTTGTCTCGACCGGGGCCCATGATGTCCAGAGGTTCCCCTCTTACAGCTCGGCCTTCTCCTCTTCCAGTGAAAGCacagcctcctcttcctcccctccTGAATCCTCCCTCTCCCACCGCCCAGGGGTTGGACCAGCAGGGAGGGGACAGGAAATATGCATGCATTGCATGGATAACCAGGTGATCGCTGCCCTGGTTCCCTGTGGCCATAACCTCTTCTGTTTAGATTGTGCCACCCATATATGCCAGAGTCCAGACGCTGTTTGCCCTGTGTGCATGTCTCCGGTCACACAGGCCATTCAGCTGCGCAACATTTGA
- the LOC117452449 gene encoding RNA-binding protein MEX3B-like isoform X2 — MPSSTSLLEADEGESEVPPPLVHAFAGMGLEEHHGTQSQNPEQLDESLHYHHHHHHQLPSVSHFNLLGTVLDLKPVHRPPSGEEVNIAPEDDELEVGADSLLLAQAHRQQHLPSGPGGSVMPSGMEPPYVETVLLYNEDGDDIGLGGALPLAGSMAILPPGMYGESGYEAESSLLARRKSVNTTECVSVPSSEHVAEIVGRQGCKIKALRAKTNTYIKTPVRGEQPVFVVTGRKEDVGMAKREILSAAEHFSLIRASRNKTGPLSAATGTGTPSLPGQTTIQVRVPYRVVGLVVGPKGATIKRIQQQTHTYIVTPSRDKEPVFEVTGMPENVDRAKDEIEAHIAIRTGSCGSIEAPGVDNNDFQYNGTDVSFEHAAAAALGEAGWLRAGASSQNGGGGGGSLLPMSLNGTPRINSNINSGIRMSSTYRNDSSSSLGSGSSSADSVYATSNGNRMADLSPTCQFNANANNNNNNSNGGSANFWFGDSVLPEELVSLGGAGSSSGFDPLTISTAQASHPAAQPPIWSAYVDHQPPQAFDARHSQSARNAPALSNRSLGAPSGQESSPRALCLDRGP; from the exons ATGCCGAGTAGCACATCTTTGCTGGAGGCCGACGAGGGAGAGTCCGAGGTCCCACCGCCTCTAGTGCACGCTTTCGCCGGTATGGGCCTTGAGGAGCACCACGGCACCCAGAGCCAGAACCCCGAACAATTAGACGAGAGCCTCCactatcaccaccaccaccaccaccagcttCCCTCTGTTTCTCATTTTAACCTTCTCGGTACGGTCCTAGACTTGAAGCCCGTACATCGGCCGCCTTCGGGAGAAGAAGTGAACATAGCGCCCGAGGACGATGAGCTAGAAGTTGGAGCCGACTCCTTGTTGCTAGCGCAGGCCCACCGCCAGCAACACCTCCCATCAGGGCCAGGAGGCTCAGTGATGCCTTCGGGGATGGAGCCTCCGTACGTCGAGACGGTCTTGTTGTACAACGAAGACGGAGATGATATCGGGCTCGGCGGCGCCTTACCACTGGCTGGCAGCATGGCGATACTACCGCCCGGCATGTACGGGGAGTCGGGCTACGAGGCCGAGTCTTCGCTCTTGGCTCGGCGAAAGAGCGTCAACACAACCGAGTGTGTGTCGGTGCCCAGCTCCGAGCACGTCGCGGAGATTGTGGGCAGACAGG GCTGTAAGATTAAGGCACTTCGAGCCAAGACCAACACCTACATTAAGACACCGGTGAGGGGAGAGCAGCCTGTCTTTGTTGTGACGGGGCGCAAAGAAGACGTGGGCATGGCTAAGAGGGAGATCCTCTCTGCAGCTGAGCACTTCTCCCTCATCAGAGCCTCTCGAAACAAGACGGGCCCTCTGTCTGCTGCGACGGGTACAGGGACCCCCTCTCTACCTGGACAGACAACCATTCAG GTGCGAGTACCATATCGTGTTGTAGGGCTGGTCGTGGGTCCCAAAG GGGCAACCATCAAACGTATTCAGCAACAGACCCACACGTACATTGTGACGCCAAGTCGGGACAAGGAGCCGGTGTTCGAGGTCACCGGGATGCCGGAGAACGTGGATCGTGCGAAGGATGAGATAGAGGCGCACATCGCCATACGTACAGGATCCTGTGGAAGTATTGAGGCTCCTGGAGTTGACAACAATGACTTTCAGTACAATGGGACAGATGTCAGCTTTGAGCATGCTGCAGCAGCTGCGCTGGGGGAGGCCGGATGGCTTCGTGCAGGTGCATCATCCCAAAATggtggcggcggcggcggcagcCTGTTGCCAATGAGTCTCAACGGTACTCCGCGAATCAATAGCAATATCAACAGCGGTATCAGGATGTCTTCCACCTACCGCAACGACAGCTCCAGTTCCCTGGGCAGCGGCTCCAGCTCAGCTGACTCTGTCTACGCCACCAGTAATGGTAACCGAATGGCAGATCTGAGCCCGACTTGTCAGTTTAATGccaatgctaacaacaacaacaacaacagtaatGGTGGCAGTGCAAATTTCTGGTTTGGCGACAGCGTTCTTCCTGAGGAGCTGGTCAGCCTGGGTGGTGCAGGCTCTTCCTCCGGCTTCGATCCGTTAACCATCTCCACTGCCCAAGCATCGCACCCTGCTGCACAGCCACCTATCTGGAGCGCTTATGTGGACCACCAGCCCCCACAGGCCTTCGATGCTCGTCACTCTCAG TCTGCCAGGAACGCCCCGGCTCTCTCCAACAGAAGCCTTGGAGCACCCTCAGGCCAGGAGAGTTCTCCGAGGGCCCTTTGTCTCGACCGGGGCCCATGA
- the tmed7 gene encoding transmembrane emp24 domain-containing protein 7 codes for MYGSFRLVLQVLSAQLLCVWVLGSELTFELPDNAKQCFYEDITIGTKCTLEFQVVTGGHYDVDCRLEDPEGTTLYKEMKKQYDSFTFTAAKNGTYKFCFSNEFSTFTHKTVYFDFQVGDDPPLFPNENRVTALTQMESACVSIHEALKSVIDYQTHFRLREAQGRSRAEDLNTRVAFWSIGEALILLVVSISQVVLLRSFFSDRKTTTTRVGS; via the exons ATGTACGGATCGTTTCGGCTGGTATTGCAGGTGCTGTCGGCCCAGCTTCTCTGTGTGTGGGTGCTGGGCTCCGAGCTAACTTTCGAGCTGCCAGACAACGCCAAGCAGTGTTTCTACGAGGACATCACCATCGGCACCAAGTGTACACTTGAGTTTCAG GTGGTAACAGGCGGCCATTATGATGTGGACTGTCGTTTGGAAGACCCAGAAGGCACTACACTCTACAAGGAGATGAAGAAGCAATATGATAGCTTTACCTTCACCGCAGCCAAGAACGGAACCTACAAGTTCTGTTTCAGCAACGAATTCTCCACTTTCACACACAAGACCGTTTACTTTGACTTCCAGGTCGGCGATGACCCTCCACTCTTCCCCAATGAGAACAGGGTCACTGCTCTCACTCAG ATGGAATCAGCCTGTGTGTCTATCCATGAGGCCCTAAAGTCGGTCATTGACTACCAGACTCACTTCCGCCTCCGTGAGGCCCAGGGACGCAGTCGGGCAGAGGACCTGAACACCCGTGTGGCTTTCTGGTCCATCGGAGAGGCCCTTATCCTTCTGGTGGTCAGCATCAGTCAGGTGGTGCTGCTGAGAAGCTTCTTCTCTGACAGGAAAACCACTACAACACGCGTAGGATCGTAA